The sequence GTTCGAGCGCATGACCCGCGGCGAAGCCCTGGCCGCCGCGTTGACGGGGACCGCCCACATCAAGGGCATCAGCGAAGCCATCGAAGTGGAAGTGGCGGGGGATTTCGGCGCGGCCCTGAACGAATTGAAAGTGCTGCCGGACCGGCCCATCCGCCAGCCGGAAAGTTTCCACGGCGAGTTGCGGCCCTACCAGGTCCGCGGCCTGGCGTGGCTCGAAGGGTTGTCGCGGCTGGGCCTCGGCGGCATCCTCGCCGACGACATGGGCCTCGGCAAGACCATCCAGATGATCGCCTTGCTGCTGCACCGCCAGCACCAGAATCCGAAGGCCGGATTGCCGACGCTGCTGGTCTGCCCCACCTCCCTGCTGGGCAACTGGGAGCGGGAGCTGGAGCGCTTCGGCCCCACTCTGCCGGTCTTCGTGCACCACGGCAACAACCGCGACGAACTGCCGAGGGCCTTCAAGCCCCACACGGTGGTGCTCACCACCTACGGCGTGGCGCGCCGCGAGGAAGAAGTCTTCGCGCCGCGCACCTGGGGCATCGTGGTGGTCGACGAGGCCCAGGCCATCAAGAATGCGGGCAGCGCCCAGGCCAAGGCCATCCGCAAGCTGCGCGGCCATTGCCGCCTGGCGCTCACGGGCACGCCCATCGAGAACCGCCTCTCGGAACTGTGGTCCATCCTGGCCTTCACGCTGCCCGGCTACCTGGGCAATGAATCGAGCTTCAAGGACCTTTTCGCCACGCCCATCGAGAAATACCGCGACCCCGAAGCCGCGGGGAACCTGCGGGCCCGCATCGCGCCGTTCATCCTGCGCCGCCTCAAGACCGATCGCAGCATCATCCAGGACTTGCCGGACAAGCAGGAGATGAAGGTCTACACGCAGCTCACCAAGGAACAGGCTCTGCTCTACCAGGCCCGCGTGGAGCAGATGGAGCAGGACCTGGATTCCGCCAAGACCGGCATCGAACGCCGCGGCCGCATCCTGGCGCTGCTCACGCACCTGAAGCAGATCTGCAACCATCCCTCGCAGTTCCTCAAGGCCCAGGGGCCCTACAAGGCCCGCAGCGGCAAGCTGGACCGCCTCACGGAAATGCTCGAAGAGGTCATCGAGAGCGGCGACAAGGCCATCGTGTTCACCCAGTTCAAGGAGATGGGGGACCGCCTGCAGATCCATCTCCAGGATGTGCTGGGCTTCGAGCCGCCCTTCCTGCACGGCGGCACCAGCCGCACCGAACGGGATGAACTGGTCCGCACCTTCCAAGAGGACCCGTTGGCGCCGCCGGTGTTCCTGCTGTCGCTCAAGGCCGGTGGCGTGGGTCTGAACCTCACCGCGGCCACGCACGTGTTCCACTTCGACCGCTGGTGGAACCCCGCCGTGGAGGACCAGGCCACGGACCGCACCTACCGCATCGGCCAGACGCGCAACGTGCAGGTCCACAAACTGGTGACCATGGGCACCCTGGAAGAGAAGATCGACGCCATGCTGGAGAGCAAGCGCGACTTGGCGGACCGCGTGGTGGGCAGCGGAGAGGGCTGGCTCACGGAGCTGGACGACGAGGCCCTGCGCCGCCTCGTGAGCCTCGATCCCAACGTGGAGATCATGGAGGGAGAGGGCAACGGCAATGGCAATGGCCATGGCAATGGGAATGGCAACGGATTGAACGCCAAGGACTTGGTGCGCCGGGTGACCGCGGATTCAGTGCAGGAGCCCATGGCCGAGCCCTACCGGGAACCATCTGAGACGGTGGTTTCAAACCCGGATGAAAAAAATCCGAACGGGGAATCGGTTGCCGAAAACGACGACGAAGGCGACGAGGTCATCATTCTCGACCAGCAGAAGCCTGCCCTCGGAGCGCCGGAGGAAGCGGCGCTGGCCAAGCCCGCCAAACCCGCCAAACCGCGCGTCGCCAGGACTCCGCGCGCTCCCGCCAAACGCAGCGGGGTGATCTCGTGATGCATCCCGCGAACCGGTTCGGAACGACCTGGTGGGGACGGCTCTGGATCCGTGGCCTTGAACAATTGAGCGACGACTATGAGAACCGCCTCCCGCGGGGCCTGAAATACGCCGAAGAGGGGGCCGTGTCCCACTTCACGGTGAGCCCCGGCCTGATCGAAGCCCGCGTCCACGGCCGCAAGACCTACACCGTGACGTTGGGGCTTCCCGCCCTCACGCAAACCCAATGGGAGCGGGCCTTCCAGCGCCTCAGCCAGGAGAGCCGCTTCGTGGCGTCGCTGCTGGCGGGGGAGATGCCCCAGGGCCTCGACGAAACCTTCCGCGAATCCGGCGCCAGCCTCTATCCACGGGTGCCCAAGGAACTGCAGACCCATTGCGATTGCCCGGACTGGGCCAACCCCTGCAAGCACGTGGCGGCCGTCTGCTACGTGATGGCCGAGGCCCTGGACCGGGATCCCTGGCTGCTCTTCGATCTGCGCGGCAAGACCCGGGCCGATGTGCTCGAGGCCCTGCAAGCCCTCGTGGACCAGGCCACGCCAGAGACCCCCAAGAAGCGGGGCCGGCCGAAAAAGGAGACCTCGGTTCCGGGACTGCTCAAGCACCACGAGGCTTCAGTGGATCCGTGGCGGCGGGTGGCTCCTGAGGCCTTCGACGCGCTTCCGGCGGACCTTCCGCACATCGTCATCCCGCGCTCCATCCCTCCGGATCCGGACGTGTTCTCGCAGCTCGGACCCCTGCCCCACGCCCGCATCGAAGCGAGCCTGTGCCTGGCCGCTCTGCTGCACCGCACGGCCCAATGGACGCAGAAGCAGATCGAGGAAGGCACCACCGAGCTGGAGGACCAGGGGCACGAAGATGCCGTGGCCTCGCCTTTCGACAGCCCCTCCGCGCTCACCGCCTCGCCCACCCGGCCCTGGCGGGCGAAGAAGCGGCGCCGGAAGGGGTAGGCTTTTCCAGAGGAGCACCCATGCAGACCATCTCGACACCCGCCGCGCCAGCCGCCATCGGGCCCTACAGCCAGGGGCAGATCTCGGGCGGATTCCTTTTCAGCGCGGGCCAGATCCCACTGATCCCGGAAACCATGGACATGGTGACCGGTCCCATCGAGGACCAGACCCGGCGCGTGCTGCAGAATCTGGACGCGGTGCTGGCGGCCGCGGGGACCTCGTGGCCGCGGGTGGTGAAGACCACCGTGTTCCTCACGGACCTGGCGGATTTCGCCGCCTTCAACGCCGTGTACGGCGGGCATCTCGGCGATGCCAAGCCCGCGCGCAGCACCGTGCAGGTGGCCGCCCTGCCCAAGGGCGCCAAGGTCGAGATCGAGCTGATCGCCGAAGTCTGAGGGTGCGCAAGGCGGCGCGGCCAGCGGCCGCCGCGTGGTCGAATCTCACTCCTCTTCGGTTTCGCCGATGCTTTCATCCACATCCTTCCACCGGGCCTGGGCGTGGTAGGCCGGGTCTTCGAGCTTCTGGAGGAACGCGGTCATGCGCGGACCCCAGGTGGACGCCTCCACGGCGCCTGCGGGCGCATGCGGCAACAGATCCTTCGGGGCTTCCTCCAGGCAAAGCTGGGTGAGGATCAGGCTCTGCTGGTAGTTTTCGCCCACGGGCATGAGATTGGCCGCCAGGGTATCCAGGATGTCGGCCAAAGCTTCGTCCTCGACGGTTTCGGACAGGGGTTCCAGAAGGTCCACCACCTGGTGCCGGGCCAGGGCCAGCTTGAGGAACAGCCGCTGCAATTCGTTGGCCTTGGCGCCCTTCGCGAGGGCGTGGGCGGCGTCCTCCAGGTGGGGATGGAGTTTCTTGAAGAGGAGGGAGAGGGCGGTTTCAGCGGGAGTCATGATGATGAAAGCCTATCGTGAGGATCGAAAACTGCGAGAATCCCCTTATGGGTCTTCCCTTGCTGGATGAGTCGAAACTGCAGCAGCTCCTCGATCTGGACGAGGGGAACACGTTGCTGCTGGGGGAGATGGCCGCGTTGTTCAAGGCTGAAACGCCCCGGCGGCTGGCGGCGATCCGGACAGGTCTGGAAACCGGAAACGCTTCGGTGGTCATGGAAGCGGCCCATGCTTTGAAAGGCGCCTCGGGGCTGATGGGGGCGCAGATCGTCTTCGCCCTGGCCCGGGAGCTGGAGATGAAAGCCAAAGCGGGTGACTTGCCCTCCGGGGAGGTCGCCTTCGAGGCGTGGACCAGGTTGGACGAAGCGGTCCTGAAGGCCCAGGAAGCCATCGATTATTTCCTCTCAAAGATCACACCCTGAGTTAATGTTTTCAGTGCAGCCCTTCAAAGGTCACGAGGCTTCTATGTCGGATATCCAGGTGGTTCCAGAGCGGACCACCATTCTTTCGGTGGATGACCAGGCGCTCGTCCGGTTGGCCCTCTCCCGGATCCTGGAAAAGAAGGGGTTCCGATGCCTGGAGGCCGAGGATTTCGACCAGGCCATGGAGCGGCTGGACAGCAATTCGGTGGATCTCGTATTGTGCGACTTGCACATGCCGGGCCGCAGCGGCTTGGATCTGGTGGCCGCGCTGGCGGACCGGATTCCGGATCTGGCCATCGTGATGGTGAGTTCGGCCGATGACACGGACCTGGCGCTGGAGTGCCTCGAAAAAGGCGCCTATGGATATGTGCTCAAGCCCTTCAAGGCGCGCGAGATCCTGATCCAGGTGAACGGGGCCCTGCGCCGCCGCATGCTGGAACTGGACTACCGGGACCGGGAACGGGTGCTGGCCCAGAAGGTGCGGGAACAGACGGCCGAAATCCGGGAGTCCAGGGACGAGATTTCCTTCAGGCTGCTGGCGGCCTCGGAGCAGCGGGATACGGAAACCGGCTCCCACATCCGGCGCATCGGCCTTTATGCGGCCGCCATCGCCCGCCTTCTGGATTGGAACGAGGAAGCGGTGGATTGCATCCGCGCCGCGGCCCCCATGCACGACATCGGCAAGATCGGCGTGCCGGACCGCATCCTCCAGAAGCCCGGAGCCCTCACGGAGCAGGAATGGGTCCTCATGAAGGACCACACCGTGATCGGCGCCAAGATCCTGCAGGGTTCATCGGTGCCCTTCATCCGGATGGGGGCTCAGATCGCGGTCTGCCACCACGAGAAATGGGACGGCAGCGGCTACCCGGAGGGCCTTCATTCCACGCAGATCCCCATCGAGGCGCGCATCACCGCGCTGGTGGATGTGTACGATGCCCTGAGCCAGAGGCGCTGCTACAAGGAAGCCTGGCCCGAAGAGAAGGTGATCAGCTTCATGGCCGAGCGCCGGGGCACCCACCTGGATCCGGAGCTCATCGACCTGTTCCTGCTGCACCTCGACATCTTCCGCGGAATCCGGGAAAGCCATCCCGACGAAAACCAGTCGGTCCCAGGGCAGGAGTTCCCCCACCCGCTCTAGGCAACCCGGGGAGATCAAGCCTTGTCCCGGACCGCGGACCAGGCCTGGCGCGAGGCCAGGGCTTCGGCCCGGGACAGCCTGGGCCTGAACTCCCGGTCCACGGGCAGCGCGGTCCGCATCTCGCCGGGCCCCTCCCACCATCCGATGCCGAGGCCCGCGAGCATGGCGGCGCCCAGCGCGGTGGCTTCGAGCAGCTTCGGCCGCACCAGCGTGACCCCGGACAGGTCCGCCTGGAGCTGCAGCAGCAGGTTGTTGGCGGAGGCGCCGCCATCCACCCGCAGTTCCTTCAAGGGTCCGCCCAATTCGGCCGCCATGGCCTCCAGGATGTCGCACTGGCTGTGGGCGATGGCTTCCAGGGCCGCGCGGGCGATGTGCGCCCTGGTGGTGCCGCGCGTGATCCCCGCCATGAGGCCCCGCGCTCCGGGCCGCCAGTGGGGCGCGCCGAGGCCCGCGAGGGCCGGGACGATGGCGAGGCCGCCGCTGTCGGATACCGAGGCCGCCAGCGCTTCGACATCGGCGGCCGTGGCGATGATGCCCAGGCCATCGCGGAGCCACTGGATGAGCGCCCCGGCCACGTAGGTTCCGCCTTCCAGTGCGTAGGCCGGACCTGAGCCCAGGTCCCAGGCCACGGTGCCGAGGAGTCCGCGCTGGCTCGCCACGGGTACGGAGCCGGTGTTCATCAGCACAAAGCTGCCGGTGCCGTAGGTGATCTTCGCCTGGCCCGCATCGAAGCAGCCCTGGCCGAAGAGGGCGGCCTGCTGGTCTCCGGCGATGCCCGCGATGGGAACGCCGTCCGGGAGCGGCGAGGCGCGGCGGATGCGCGCACAGACCCCCGCGCTGGGCACCACGCGGGGCAGCACGACGCCTTCCACGCCGAAGAGGGCGATGAGCTCGCCGGACCACATCCCGCCATGGATATCGAACAACTGGGTGCGGCTCGCGTTGCTGGCGTCCGTCAGATGTTCACCGCTGAGCCGGTGGATCAGGAAACTGTCCGAGGTTCCGAAGGCCAGGCGCCGGCCGGGGTGCCGGGCTTTCAGCCAGGCGAGCTTGGTGGCTGAAAAATAGGGGTCCACAGGCAGGCCCGTCAGCTCGCGCACCCGAGGCTCCTGGGCCTTCATTTCCGCGCAGGTGCCGGAAGTGCGGCGGTCCTGCCAGACGATGGCGGGGCCGAGGCTTTGGCCTGATTCCGCATCCCAGATGAAGGTCGTCTCGCGCTGGTTGGTGATGCCGAGGGCGGCGATGCGGGCCGGGTCGAGGCCCTCCAGGGCGCGGCCGATGGCCTCCTGCACCGAGGCCCAGATCTCCTCGGGATCATGCTCGACCCACCCCGGTTGCGGAAAATGCTGCGGGAACTCCACCGTCGCGCGCCCGTGCAGGCAGAGCTCCCGGTCCAGCACCAGGGCGGTGCTGCCAGTGGTGCCCTGGTCCAGGGCCAGGATCAGGTCCGGCATGGTGGAATCACTTTAGACCCGGAGCAAGCGATTGCGCGGGTCATTTGGTATCAGCCATGAGCTGTCAGCTATGGGCCATCAGCTTTGAGGTCAAAACTGATAGCTCATAGCCCATAGCTCATGGCTCATGGCTCTTAACCCGCAGCCCCTAGAACACCTTCACGCCGAGCGCGCCTTCCGGGGGCTTCGAATCGCTGATCTGGATGCGACCCGAAGGGTCGGTCCACTGGTAAATCGGTGTTTTTTTGGCGGTGGCCACTTGCTCCATGGTGGGAACAATTTTTTCATCCACCTCGAACCCCCCGCGGCCCTTGTTCAGCAAGGCCATGGCCCCGGCGGCCTTGGGATCAGCCTGCACCAGCCGCCGCTGCCAGAGGTCCATGACCTTCGGCACATAGGCGCGGGTCTCGCTGAAGGGGGGGATTCCGCGGTACCGGTCCACGGCCTTTTCGCCCGCGTTGTAGGCGGCGATCACCCTGGCGCCGTCGCCGCGGAAATAGTCCATGAGCCACTTCAGGTATTTCGTGCCGCCGATGATGTTCTGGCGGGGATCGAAAGGATTGGTGACCCCGAAGCGGAGCGCCGTGGCGGGCATGAGCTGCATCAGCCCGAGCGCCCCCGCGCGGCTGCGGGCCCGGTCGTAGAAGGCGCTTTCCGCCTGGATGATGGCCCGGGCCAGCCAGGGATCCACGCCGTTGGCCGTGGCGATCTCGTCCACCATGGCCAGCAGTTCCGGGCTCCGCAGCACGCGGCCCATCTCGATCTTGGTGATGGCGAGCTGGATGTGGGCGACACCCACATGTTTCAAGGTGAGCCCGCGGCCTTCCACGGCGCCCGGGGGCAGGTTGTTGATGATCAGATGCCCGTTCTTGTCGGTGTAGGTGTAGACATAGGCCTGCGGGGCCGCGGAAGCGCGCCGGCGGGGCTTGGGCTTGGCCGTATCGGCCGCGCCGGCCGCGAGAAGGGCCGGGATCAGCAGGCACATCGACGCTGTCTTCATCCTGATCAGTATACGTTCTCCGGAGCCAAGGTTCAGAGAGCCGCCAGGAAGGCCTCGACCTCGGGCCACCCGCGGGTGATCGGAAAGGGGGGGAGCGCCGCCCGGACCTGGGCGGCGTAGCGCTTCCCATAGCGGTCCTCGTGGGGCAGCAGGAGCCTTGGATCCAGGATGCAGACCACGCCGCGGTCCTGCTTGGTGCGGATCAGCCGGCCGATGCCCTGTTTCAGCTTCAGGGTCATGGAGGGCACCTGGATGCCGATGAAACCCAGGCCCTGGCGTTGGGTGTCGGCCTCGCGGATGCGCGCCTGCAGCACCGGATCGTCCGGGGGGGCGAAGGGCAGGCTCGTGACGATGACGAGGCTCAGCGCCTCCCCGGGCATGTCCACGCCCTGCCAGAAGCTCGCAAGGCCCAGCAGCGCCGCGTTGGGGGTTTTCTGGAAGCGCTCCATCAGCAGGCTGCGGGAAAGCCCCTCGCCCTGGGTGAAGAAGGTGACGTCTGGCAAAGCCGCTTCCAGCCTCGGTTTGAAGGCCGCGAGCATGCGGCGGCTGGTGAACAGGACCAGCGCCCTGCCTCGGGAAGCGCGCAGCAGCCGCTCCATGGCGGAAAGGCTGGTCTCCACCCAGGCGGGTTCTCCCACGCCGTCCCGGGCGGCGCGCCGTTCAGGCAGGCCGGGCGGAACGAAGAGCAATCCCTGGGTTTCGAAATCGAAGGGGCTCTCCACCAGTTCGGCGCGGGCCCCCTCCTCATCCGTGAGCCCGAGGCGCAGCTTCAGGCCGTTGAAGCCGCGGCCGTCCCGCAAGGTGGCCGAGGTCATCAGCACGGTGTCGAAGCCGCACCTCAGATGCTGGTGGAAGAAGGGCCGGACATCCACCGGATTAGCTTTGAAGACGAAGCTGTGGGGTCCTTCGCGGCTCAGCGTGGAGACCCAGCCCTCGGGCTGGGCGAAGATCTGCTCCATGCGCCGGAAAGCCAGGCCCACCCGCTCGGACAGCTTGCGCCAACTCAGCGCTTCAGGATTCGCATCCGCGGCCCGCGAGGCGAGCCGCCGGGCCTCCTGCCAGGCGGCTTGGCCCGCGGAGATCCAGGCCACCACGGCATCCGCGAGCTCCTTCAGGGGCAGCCGCGGATCATCGAAGCCGAAGGTGCCGCTGCCGGGCGGAAGCCATGAAAGCACCTGCTGCCAGGCGTCCTCCCAGGGCGTGAGGAGGGTTTCCAGGGCCGCGCCTTCGGGCTCCTTTCCGGCCTCGTCGGCCAAGTCCCGGAAGAGCATCGTCATGGCGCGGTTGGACCATTGCTCCGCGCAGCTTTCCGTGAGCTGCTCCTCGATGTCATGGGCCTCGTCCAGGATGAGCACCGGCGCATCCGGCAGCACCTGGCCGAAGGCCGACTCGCGGAGCACGCGGTCCGCCAGCAGCAGGGCGTGGTTGACGATCACGATGTCGGCGCCGGCCACCTCCTGGCGCAGCACGGTGAGGTGGCAGTCCTCGAAATGGGGGCACTGCTTGCCGGTGCAGCGCTCCGAGCGCGCATTGAGCTTGTCCCACAGCTCCGAGTCACCTTCGCCGAAACGGCCGAGCTCCTCGCGGTCGCCGAATTCGGTCCCCTGGGCCCAGCGTCCCAGCGCCAGCCACAGCCCGTGGTCCGCCACGGTCATCTCCGCTGGCGGATGCGCTTCCAGTTGTTCCCATGCGGCCTTGCAAAGGTAGTTGCTGCGGCCCTTGGCGACGACGGCCTTGATGGGGCGGCCCAGGATGCCGCTGGCCCGGGGCACATCTTCTTCCAGCAATTGCCGCTGCAACTGCTTGGTGCGCGTGGCCACCAGGACGGGACGCTGTTCCGCCGCCAGGGCCGGAATCAGGTAGCCCAGGGATTTTCCGGTGCCGGTGCCGGCCTCGATGGCCTGCAGCACCGCGTCCGGACGGGTTTCAGCATCCGAGCCCGCATCCCGCCAGGCTTTCTTGATGCCTGCGCCCTCCTCGATGGCATCCCAGACCAGTTCCGCCATGCGCGCCTGGCCGGGCCGCTCCTCGGCCCCGGGGAAACAGGCATAGAGCCGTCCGTCCGGAGGCGCGAAGTATCGATCCATGCGGTGGGCCATGGCTCCAGTGTGGCCGAAGCCGCCCTTCCAGGCTGGACCTTGCTGTAAAAGGAGGCCGCGGCCCCAGACGGGGGCAACGGGAAGATTTCACAACATTTCATTGGCGGTGGCGGAACCCCGGGCGGGATGGTGGACGTCAAACCCCCGTTCATTCACACAACTCGACCTTTCAGAGAAGGAGTTGCCCATGGCGACCAGAAGCCCATTTGCCCTTTCCATCCTCGCCGCGATCCTGGCGGTCGGCCCCCTGGCCGCGGGCGGCGCCGGGGACACCAAGGCGGAACGCATCCAGGCGGCACGCGCCAGCGAAGGCGTCGAAGACCGGACCGAGCCGGGCTCCGGCCTGCGCCTGGCGAGGAAGCACCCAGCGATGCCCGGCGAGCTGCTCGTGCAGTTCAGGATCGGCGCCACCGCCCAGACCAAGGCGGAAGCCATGCTCCCGATTCGCGGCCGTTCCCTGGAGGCGATCCGGCTGGCGGACAACCGGCTGGCTTCCATGGCGGCGGGCGTGCCGCTGGCGAATGTGCGGGGCGACCTGGAGCGCGTGAGCATTCCCGAAGGCCTCAGCTTCGACGAGGCCATCCGCGTGTTGAAAACGCATCCGGATGTGGAATTCGCGCAACCCAACTGGATCTACCAAGCCCTTGCGACCCCCAATGATCCGCGGTACGGCGCGGGCAACCTCTGGGGCCTCTACGGCCCCGCCACGAGCCCGTCCAACGCCTACGGCCTCAACGCCCTCGCAGCCTGGAACGCCGGGTTCATCGGCTCTCGGAACGTCTACATTGCCGTCATTGACGAAGGCGTCCAGTTCAACCACCCCGACCTCGCGGACAACGTCTGGACCAATCCCTTCGAGACCGCCGGAGACGGCATCGACAACGACGGCAACGGCTTCATCGACGACGTCCACGGCTACGACTTCGGCAACAACGACGCCACCGTGTACGACGGCCCCGCCAGCGGCTCCACCAGCACCGACCAGCACGGCACCCATGTGGCCGGCACCATCGGCGCAACGGGCAACAACGGCGTCGGCAGCGTGGGTGTCTGCTGGCAGGTCTCCATCATCAGCTGCAAGTTCCTCCTGGCCAACGGCGGCACCGGCGCCGACATGATCCGCGCCATCGACTACGTCATCGACCTCAAGACGCGCCACGGGCTCGACATCGTCGCCACCAACAACTCCTACGGCGGCGATCCCTTCGCCCAGGCGGAGCTGGACGCCATCTCCCGCCTGGCCCAGGCCAATATCCTCTACTGCGCCGCGGCCGGCAACGACTCGGCCAACAACGACACCTCGCCCCACTATCCGAGCAACTACGACACCACCGCCCAGGCCGGTTGGAACAACATCATCGCCGTGGCCTCCATCACCAGCACCGGCGGCCTCTCTAGCTTCTCCGACTACGGCGCCACCACCGTCCACCTTGGCGCGCCGGGCTCATCCATCTCCTCCACGTCTCCGGCCAACACCTACGCCACCCTCAGCGGAACGTCCATGGCCACGCCCCATGTCACGGGCGCCGCGGCCCTGATCGCTGCGGCCACGGGGAAGCGGGGGAATGCGCTCCGGCAGGCCATCCTGGATAACGTCAAGCCCCTGGCGAGCCTCAACGGCAGGACCACCACCGGCGGACGCCTGGACCTGAGCTTCCTGGGCGCCACCGCTTCCGCGCCGATCATCACAAGCCAGCCCGCCAACGCCGCCGTGAATGCCGGCGCCACGGCGACCTTCACCGTCGCGGTTTCCGGCACCGCGCCCTTCACCTACCAATGGCGGAAGAACGCGGTGAACATTTCCGGCGCCACCGCCGCCAGCTACACGACCCCCGCCACCACCAGCAGCGATAACGGCGCCACCTTCAGCGTGGTCGTCACCAACAGCGTCGGCAGCGCCACCTCCACCAACGCGACGCTGACCGTGAACGCCGCCACCGCCCCCGTCATCACCACCCAGCCCGCCAGCAAGTCGGTCACCGCAGGCGCCACGGCCACCTTCACCGTGGGGGCCTCCGGCACCGCGCCCTTCACCTACCAGTGGCGGAAGAACGGCGCCGCCATCGCGGGCGCCACCGCCGCGAGCTACACCACCCCCGCCACCACCCTCGCCGACAGCGGCGCCACCTTCAGCGCGGTGGTGAGCAACAGCGTGGGCAGCGCGACCTCCGGCAACGCGACCCTCACCGTAACCAGCGCGCCGCCCAGCACGACCTTCACGGAAATCGAACCCAATAACACCATCGCCGCCGCCAACGCCGTGGCCGCCAGCTACACGGCCATCAAGGGCAACCACGCCGCCACGGGCAACCCGGACTTCTTCGCGCTGACCCTTCTGGCAGGCCAGAAGCTCAGCATCAACATGACGGGCCCCACCGGCGTGGATTGGGATCTTGCCCTGAAGAACAGCGCGGGCACGAACCTCGCGAGCAGCACCGGCGGCACGGCTACGGAGAGCCTCAGCTACACGAACACCGGCGCCGCGGCGATGACGGTCTACACCAACGTGTACGTCTACAGCGGCACCAGCGCCACGCCCTACAACCTGGCCCTGGGCTATGTGACGCCTCCGCCCAGCGTGACCTTCAATGAGGCCGAGGCCAACAACAGCATCGCCG comes from Holophagaceae bacterium and encodes:
- a CDS encoding response regulator, with the protein product MSDIQVVPERTTILSVDDQALVRLALSRILEKKGFRCLEAEDFDQAMERLDSNSVDLVLCDLHMPGRSGLDLVAALADRIPDLAIVMVSSADDTDLALECLEKGAYGYVLKPFKAREILIQVNGALRRRMLELDYRDRERVLAQKVREQTAEIRESRDEISFRLLAASEQRDTETGSHIRRIGLYAAAIARLLDWNEEAVDCIRAAAPMHDIGKIGVPDRILQKPGALTEQEWVLMKDHTVIGAKILQGSSVPFIRMGAQIAVCHHEKWDGSGYPEGLHSTQIPIEARITALVDVYDALSQRRCYKEAWPEEKVISFMAERRGTHLDPELIDLFLLHLDIFRGIRESHPDENQSVPGQEFPHPL
- a CDS encoding Hpt domain-containing protein, translating into MGLPLLDESKLQQLLDLDEGNTLLLGEMAALFKAETPRRLAAIRTGLETGNASVVMEAAHALKGASGLMGAQIVFALARELEMKAKAGDLPSGEVAFEAWTRLDEAVLKAQEAIDYFLSKITP
- a CDS encoding RidA family protein yields the protein MQTISTPAAPAAIGPYSQGQISGGFLFSAGQIPLIPETMDMVTGPIEDQTRRVLQNLDAVLAAAGTSWPRVVKTTVFLTDLADFAAFNAVYGGHLGDAKPARSTVQVAALPKGAKVEIELIAEV
- a CDS encoding glycerol kinase; translated protein: MPDLILALDQGTTGSTALVLDRELCLHGRATVEFPQHFPQPGWVEHDPEEIWASVQEAIGRALEGLDPARIAALGITNQRETTFIWDAESGQSLGPAIVWQDRRTSGTCAEMKAQEPRVRELTGLPVDPYFSATKLAWLKARHPGRRLAFGTSDSFLIHRLSGEHLTDASNASRTQLFDIHGGMWSGELIALFGVEGVVLPRVVPSAGVCARIRRASPLPDGVPIAGIAGDQQAALFGQGCFDAGQAKITYGTGSFVLMNTGSVPVASQRGLLGTVAWDLGSGPAYALEGGTYVAGALIQWLRDGLGIIATAADVEALAASVSDSGGLAIVPALAGLGAPHWRPGARGLMAGITRGTTRAHIARAALEAIAHSQCDILEAMAAELGGPLKELRVDGGASANNLLLQLQADLSGVTLVRPKLLEATALGAAMLAGLGIGWWEGPGEMRTALPVDREFRPRLSRAEALASRQAWSAVRDKA
- a CDS encoding DEAD/DEAH box helicase → MSPILQYRPADRGFLICLPREADQADWLRTLRSLPGNLQGKERLTPAKAQLFLPDSSIMELHTVPLRWQRAYPWLSSLPPDPELLGGSLAFWVSALRLLQSLIIRGAILPTLDTDSQPWRAHWGTSFTSPSDREAFDALTRAMPASALAFPEGDEWVFTKGLQLGCLDSFEVDDDLAMPPSAEDVLRAFLEDGADFLVRFVAGTLRPGEDPRLGLIHRLRGHKRDRLPWDERLMVALSHPMNEFPTTGVTERTIGEQLAQWGESAQTQWIRPSLQLEAPPVPKQEAIQEADRLSEEGWTLKVGLETSDGHALSVDRLWDAALSAEPDVLQARQVLLRGLARAMPFFPPLQGTLAGQRPVDLKLLPTEAWLFLTKGAKQLKEAGFLVEIPEELAEFGGARRLRAKVRLGARDMAATGPGEHMDPYAPPGLDTAVSADWSLMLGSDALSIEDFAQMASLKHPLVAWKGKWVALDPETLQQITTVIQASRGTGFERMTRGEALAAALTGTAHIKGISEAIEVEVAGDFGAALNELKVLPDRPIRQPESFHGELRPYQVRGLAWLEGLSRLGLGGILADDMGLGKTIQMIALLLHRQHQNPKAGLPTLLVCPTSLLGNWERELERFGPTLPVFVHHGNNRDELPRAFKPHTVVLTTYGVARREEEVFAPRTWGIVVVDEAQAIKNAGSAQAKAIRKLRGHCRLALTGTPIENRLSELWSILAFTLPGYLGNESSFKDLFATPIEKYRDPEAAGNLRARIAPFILRRLKTDRSIIQDLPDKQEMKVYTQLTKEQALLYQARVEQMEQDLDSAKTGIERRGRILALLTHLKQICNHPSQFLKAQGPYKARSGKLDRLTEMLEEVIESGDKAIVFTQFKEMGDRLQIHLQDVLGFEPPFLHGGTSRTERDELVRTFQEDPLAPPVFLLSLKAGGVGLNLTAATHVFHFDRWWNPAVEDQATDRTYRIGQTRNVQVHKLVTMGTLEEKIDAMLESKRDLADRVVGSGEGWLTELDDEALRRLVSLDPNVEIMEGEGNGNGNGHGNGNGNGLNAKDLVRRVTADSVQEPMAEPYREPSETVVSNPDEKNPNGESVAENDDEGDEVIILDQQKPALGAPEEAALAKPAKPAKPRVARTPRAPAKRSGVIS
- a CDS encoding lytic transglycosylase domain-containing protein; the protein is MKTASMCLLIPALLAAGAADTAKPKPRRRASAAPQAYVYTYTDKNGHLIINNLPPGAVEGRGLTLKHVGVAHIQLAITKIEMGRVLRSPELLAMVDEIATANGVDPWLARAIIQAESAFYDRARSRAGALGLMQLMPATALRFGVTNPFDPRQNIIGGTKYLKWLMDYFRGDGARVIAAYNAGEKAVDRYRGIPPFSETRAYVPKVMDLWQRRLVQADPKAAGAMALLNKGRGGFEVDEKIVPTMEQVATAKKTPIYQWTDPSGRIQISDSKPPEGALGVKVF
- a CDS encoding SWIM zinc finger family protein, which gives rise to MHPANRFGTTWWGRLWIRGLEQLSDDYENRLPRGLKYAEEGAVSHFTVSPGLIEARVHGRKTYTVTLGLPALTQTQWERAFQRLSQESRFVASLLAGEMPQGLDETFRESGASLYPRVPKELQTHCDCPDWANPCKHVAAVCYVMAEALDRDPWLLFDLRGKTRADVLEALQALVDQATPETPKKRGRPKKETSVPGLLKHHEASVDPWRRVAPEAFDALPADLPHIVIPRSIPPDPDVFSQLGPLPHARIEASLCLAALLHRTAQWTQKQIEEGTTELEDQGHEDAVASPFDSPSALTASPTRPWRAKKRRRKG